In Vanrija pseudolonga chromosome 4, complete sequence, a single window of DNA contains:
- the acu-15_2 gene encoding Transcriptional activator protein acu-15, with product MASSSRASSSSIAAAANPSCDRCRSRKVRCTPLTEAELVDARKRGVGNRCKGCYKADKECTHDYVHKKPGRPVGSGGSGGRTSARRASRTPAAAAERTAVPSTTTTTTLLAPSVLPDLAVDDALLPHANGTGPAEGSIFGSARNALYPTYSFTPLSAPLFETAAPLSSVPLLPPAQSSLDYTSVGTPLLPSTTPASDPPSAPPLELPLTPTDTEYEKGLRLEDALSWTDASFFFKMYLTCQHCLVPLIHKPTFSQDVLKRRDLEDEAFRGLLYSIIAFTICQCPMSNMTGAYDRPHLVVILHRCVKAAEAIRHRQRLNPSLPLITSTILDWITAQAVGKPQVCDLLVAETTRLAHALGLNESSPRPGCNVVEVELSRRIYWTIYAKDKTDAMSGRPIILHDFEGVPPYPLETDDEYITTEGALSQPKGKTSTLVGYVAIMRVFQVLAHTINRQRAWANKSSLDPDEQRDPSALRRWIGTAQGRLREVIDGLPPALRLRFGASEVDSNGEEVPQQYGDFGIQQANITITALCAEFALLDLRASICPDEDTRLEKEEMATKAYETLSSIPVELLASNGESMRGKVLRIILTLLSMTTEPVNFSQNAWEWWNIYSKVQFLQVIPDDAMTLLDNHQAASQAQRSPVSAMS from the exons atggcgtcgtcgtcgcgagcctcgtcgtcgtcgatagCAGCGGCGGCAAACCCGTCGTGCGATCGCTGCCGGTCGCGCAAAGTGCGTTGTACGCCcctcaccgaggccgagctcgtcgacgcgcgcaagcgcggcgtcgggaaCCGCTGCAAGGGCTGCtacaaggccgacaaggagTGCACCCACGACTATGTGCACAAGAAGCCCGGGCGGCCAGTTGG GAGCGGCGGATCGGGAGGTaggacctcggcgaggcgagcttCGCGCacccctgctgctgcggccgagCGCACCGCGGTGCCCAGTACgaccacgacaacgacgctGCTCGCACCCTCTGTCCTCCCAGACCTCGCGGTGGATGACGCGCTGCTCCCCCATGCAAATGGCACTGGCCCAGCCGAGGGGTCCATCTTTGGCTCGGCGCGAAACGCTCTGTACCCGACTTACAGTTTTACGCCGTTGTCAGCACCGCTGTTCGAGACGGCCGCGCCGTTATCGAgcgtgccgctgctgccacctGCGCAGAGCAGCCTCGACTACACATCGGTTGGGACACCTCTTCTtccgtcgacgacgccggcgtccgACCCCccctcggcaccaccacTCGAGCTCCCCCTCACCCCCACAGACACAGAGTACGAGAAGGGCCTgcggctcgaggacgcgctgTCATGGACCGacgcgtccttcttcttcaaAATGTACCTCACGTGCCAGCACTGCCTCGTGCCGCTGATCCACAAGCCCACGTTCTCGCAAGACGTGCTCAAGCGCCGCGACCTGGAGGACGAGGCTTTCCGCGGCCTCCTGTACAGCATCATCGCGTTCACCATCTGCCAGTGCCCGATGAGCAACATGACAGGCGCGTATGATCGCCCTCACCTCGTGGTAATCCTCCACCGGTGCGTCAAGGCGGCCGAAGCCATCCGCCACAGACAGCGCCTCAACCCCTCGCTGCCACTCATCACGTCGACCATCCTCGACTGGATCACGGCGCAGGCAGTGGGCAAGCCGCAGGTCTGCGACCTGCTCGTTGCGGAGACTACCCGTCTCGCGCACGCACTGGGCCTCAACGAATCGTCCCCCAGGCCAGGGTgcaacgtcgtcgaggtcgagctcagCCGGCGCATTTACTGGACGATTTACGCCAAGGACAAGACCGACGCCATGTCCGGGCGCCCGATCATCCTGCACGATTTCGAAGGCGTGCCGCCGTACCCGCTCGAAACAGACGACGAGTACATCACGACCGAGGGTGCGCTATCCCAGCCAAAGGGCAAGACATCCACGCTCGTCGGCTACGTGGCGATCATGCGCGTATTCCAGGTGCTCGCGCACACGATCAACCGGCAGCGCGCTTGGGCGAACAAGTCGAGTCTGGACCcagacgagcagcgcgacccGTCGGCACTACGCCGCTGGATCGGGACAGCGCAgggccgcctgcgcgaggtgaTTGACGGGCTGCCCCctgcgctgcggctgcgctttggcgcgagcgaggtggaCAGCAATGGCGAGGAAGTGCCCCAGCAGTACGGCGACTTTGGGATCCAGCAGGCGAACATCACCATCACGGCGCTGTGTGCCGAGTttgccctgctcgacctccGCGCCTCCATCTGCCCAGACGAGGACACGCgcctcgagaaggaggagatGGCGACCAAGGCGTATGAGACGCTGTCGAGCATCCCTGTGGAGCTGTTGGCGTCCAACGGCGAGAGCATG CGCGGCAAGGTCCTCCGCATCATCCTCACACTGCTGAGCATGACCACCGAGCCGGTCAACTTTAGCCAGAATGCCTGGGAGTGGTGGAACATTTACTCCAAGGTCCAGTTCCTCCAGGTAATCCCAGACGACGCCATGACGCTGCTCGACAACCACCAGGCGGCTAGCCAGGCTCAGCGAAGCCCAGTGTCGGCCATGTCATAG
- the Birc6_1 gene encoding Baculoviral IAP repeat-containing protein 6, with amino-acid sequence MTGNAALAQLMDMGIPIGRAKAALQRSKGDAMTAAERVFSGEFDDIPSDDEDDGDQRTGLQTPEEGSSSRATAAAAMSDDEEDGYDDILMDDDEDDGGYDDFHFEDDGEHAPQDVDPYAGIFFSKDRTEHLIETVPRPVFLDMPLSSGAAGGPSVRKERVRILSRGEWMSGCPEGNEQSFLFQLYELLAEGALPCANGCGHKFPRSPEQFFALFSSFPAYTAHLADLIEVRCPDCDHMTCRACGELVNVGSNGKGKGKTHRWSINADGEIESLLHCLNLQGVIIGVGLHMIEEGFSAVPAPPTPEKDEAHPPKKRKVKKLISKFVLGGNDDEMSDSDASESDSPAFFGGGTGRGRSSAKGTGYSGTQNEDRSGQIAAERAQALNDSKTATLLSQVQVYLPALNRRSGPRASDHLVHPTALAHLRRRSGFVNDLLRNDSLMDMSNRGTLYRALFDWLEIVSSHESLASMLAMPQMRPMRTEPGPDRDSVSVVYEGGPSPRELLESVVIQATSALKGLTATAAKEEEKAVDLTQSVNALDIVQPPVVVDEEDQNGSLQAFCERIVQSAATIDRLLIDTKGEEFVKRMRETLPRLHTAVEVQESADATNDAIIKIYEEWARKVRFQYTDLINPNDPGKENYFHCYNEQIKKLVGMDAPKRSLAIAKELAILTTSLPSAWHSSIFLRVDDARVDCIKAMIIGPEGTPYENGCFIFDIFLPLEYNIKCPSVKSMTTNGGKYRYNPNLYNDGKVCLSLLGTWSGPGWVSGKSTLLQVLISIQSLILSEEPYLNEPGWANQAGTTASKQYSANVRRMVIEDAMGNNLANPPFPFENEIKTHFRLKADVIRAQLDRWKAIDDGKVTSFDSYSSVQQTIAATSQDGGSRGGTFDTTSKRLRGLLDALKPPPPTPASAAAVAAVKRTNPFRGAKKGGK; translated from the exons GGAATACCCATCGGACGCGCAAAGGCAGCGCTGCAGCGCTCCAAGGGTGATGCCATGACGGCTGCG GAGCGCGTTTTCAGTGGAGAATTCGACGACATCCCCtctgatgacgaggatgacggcgaTCAACGCACTGGGCTTCAG ACACCAGAAGAGGGTAGCAGCAGCCGTGctacagcggcggcggccatgtcagacgacgaagaggacggCTACGACGATATCCtcatggacgacgacgaagatgaCGGAGGCTACGATGATTTTCATTTCGAGGATG acggcgagcacgccccACAGGACGTTGACCCATACGCGGGCATCTTCTTTTCCAAGGATAGAACAGAACACCTCATCGAAACCGTCCCGAGGCCAGTCTTCCTGGACATGCCCCTCTCATCCggagccgccggcgggccgAGCGTCAGGAAGGAGAGAGTCCGCATCCTGTCTCGTGGGGAGTGGATGAGCGGTTGCCCAGAAGGCA ACGAACAGAGTTTCCTGTTCCAGCTGTACGAACTTCTCGCCGAGGGTGCGCTCCCCTGCGCCAACGGGTGCGGTCACAAGTTCCCGCGCTCCCCAGAGCAGTTCTTTGCGCTGTTT TCATCATTCCCCGCCTACACAGCGCACCTGGCCGACCTGATCGAGGTTCGTTGCCCAGACTGCGATCACATGACATGCAGGGCGTGCGGAGAGCTTGTCAACGTCGGGTCGAATGGCAAGGGCAAAGGCAAGACCCACCGCTGGTCTATCAACGCGGACGGGGAAATCGAGTCTCTTCTGCACTGTCTCAATCTCCAG GGTGTGatcatcggcgtcggcctgcacATGATCGAGGAGGGATTCTCGGCCGTACCTGCCCCACCCACGCCGGAGAAGGACGAAGCTCACCCAcccaagaagcgcaaggtcAAGAAGCTGATCTCAAAgttcgtgctcggcggcaacgaTGACGAAATGAGTGACAGCGACGCGTCAGAGAGCGACTCACCTGCATTCTTCGGTGGTGGTACTGGCCGTGGCCGCTCGTCTGCCAAGGGCACGGGCTATAGCGGTACTCAGAACGAGGAC CGTTCAGGTCAGATTGCCGCTGAGCGTGCCCAAGCTCTCAATGACAGCAAGACTGCCACGCTCCTTTCGCAGGTGCAGGTCTACCTCCCGGCTCTCAACCGCCGCAGTGGGCCACGTGCTTCCGACCACCTGGTCCACCCAACCGCGCTGGCCCATCTTCGTCGCCGCAGTGGCTTTGTGAATGACCTGCTTCGCAACGACTCCCTCATGGACATGTCCAACCGTGGCACTCTATACCGTGCCCTGTTTGACTGGCTGGAG ATTGTTTCGAGCCACGAGTCTCTGGCTAGCATGCTCGCCATGCCGCAGATGCGTCCTATGAGGACTGAGCCCGGTCCGGACAGGGACTCTGTTAGTGTTGTCTACGAGGGTGGCCCCAGCCCGCGTGAGCTCCTGGAGAGCGTTGTTATTCAAGCCACCTCCGCTCTGAAGGGCCTGACGGCTACGGCGGCAAAGGAAGAGGAGAAGGCTGTCGACCTGACGCAGAGTGTCAATGCTTTGGACATTGTCCAGCCTCCAGTCGTGGTTGATGAGGAGGACCAGAATGGCTCGCTGCAGGCTTTCTG CGAGCGGATTGTCCAGTCCGCGGCGACTATTGACCGTTTGCTCATCGAcaccaagggcgaggagttCGTCAAACGTATGCGCGAGACTCTCCCGCGTCTTCACACTGCGGTGGAAGTGCAGGAGTCTGCAGACGCGACCAACGATGCGATCATTAAGATCT ACGAAGAATGGGCCCGAAAGGTCCGCTTCCAGTATACCGACCTGATCAACCCCAACGACCCTGGCAAGGAGAACTACTTCCACTGCTACAATGAGCAGATCAAGAAGCTGGTTGGCATG GACGCCCCGAAGCGTTCTCTTGCGATTGCCAAGGAGCTGGCGATTCTGACGACGAGCCTTCCGTCCGCGTGGCACTCTTCCATTTTCctgcgtgtcgacgacgcccgcgtCGACTGCATCAAGGCGATGATCATTGGTCCTGAGGGAACGCCCTACGAGAACGGGTGCTTCATCTTTGACATCTTCCTGCCTCTAGAGTACAACATCAAGTGCCCGTCTGTCAAGTCCATGACAACGAACGGTGGCAAGTACAGGTACAACCCGAACCTGTACAATGACGGG AAGGTCTGCCTCAGCCTGCTTGGCACTTGGTCGGGTCCTGGTTGGGTGTCGGGCAAGTCGACGCTCCTCCAGGTCCTCATTTCGATCCAGAGTCTGATTCTGAGTGAGGAGCCTTACCTGAACGAGCCAGGATGGGCCAACCAGGCGGGA ACCACTGCCAGCAAGCAGTATTCTGCCAATGTCCGCCGCATGGTCATCGAGGATGCCATGGGCAACAACCTGGCCAACCCCCCATTCCCAT TTGAGAATGAGATCAAGACGCACTTTAGGCTCAAGGCGGATGTTATTCGCGCACAGCTTGATCG ATGGAAGGCCATTGACGATGGCAAGGTGACATCATTCGACTCGTATAGCAGCGTTCAGCAGACCATCGCGGCTACGAGCCAGGACGGGGGGTCCAGGGGTGGGACGTTCGACACGACCTCGAAGCGCCTGCGCGGCCTACTGGACGCGCtcaagccgccgccgcctaccCCGGCGAGCGCTGCCGCAGTGGCTGCGGTGAAGCGCACCAACCCGTTCCGTGGCGCCAAGAAGGGGGGCAAGTGA
- the Birc6_1 gene encoding Baculoviral IAP repeat-containing protein 6, whose translation MTGNAALAQLMDMGIPIGRAKAALQRSKGDAMTAAERVFSGEFDDIPSDDEDDGDQRTGLQTPEEGSSSRATAAAAMSDDEEDGYDDILMDDDEDDGGYDDFHFEDDGEHAPQDVDPYAGIFFSKDRTEHLIETVPRPVFLDMPLSSGAAGGPSVRKERVRILSRGEWMSGCPEGNEQSFLFQLYELLAEGALPCANGCGHKFPRSPEQFFALFSSFPAYTAHLADLIEVRCPDCDHMTCRACGELVNVGSNGKGKGKTHRWSINADGEIESLLHCLNLQVRDGGTERRSPNQGVIIGVGLHMIEEGFSAVPAPPTPEKDEAHPPKKRKVKKLISKFVLGGNDDEMSDSDASESDSPAFFGGGTGRGRSSAKGTGYSGTQNEDVSASAEPLADVLQRSGQIAAERAQALNDSKTATLLSQVQVYLPALNRRSGPRASDHLVHPTALAHLRRRSGFVNDLLRNDSLMDMSNRGTLYRALFDWLEIVSSHESLASMLAMPQMRPMRTEPGPDRDSVSVVYEGGPSPRELLESVVIQATSALKGLTATAAKEEEKAVDLTQSVNALDIVQPPVVVDEEDQNGSLQAFCERIVQSAATIDRLLIDTKGEEFVKRMRETLPRLHTAVEVQESADATNDAIIKIYEEWARKVRFQYTDLINPNDPGKENYFHCYNEQIKKLVGMDAPKRSLAIAKELAILTTSLPSAWHSSIFLRVDDARVDCIKAMIIGPEGTPYENGCFIFDIFLPLEYNIKCPSVKSMTTNGGKYRYNPNLYNDGKVCLSLLGTWSGPGWVSGKSTLLQVLISIQSLILSEEPYLNEPGWANQAGTTASKQYSANVRRMVIEDAMGNNLANPPFPFENEIKTHFRLKADVIRAQLDRWKAIDDGKVTSFDSYSSVQQTIAATSQDGGSRGGTFDTTSKRLRGLLDALKPPPPTPASAAAVAAVKRTNPFRGAKKGGK comes from the exons GGAATACCCATCGGACGCGCAAAGGCAGCGCTGCAGCGCTCCAAGGGTGATGCCATGACGGCTGCG GAGCGCGTTTTCAGTGGAGAATTCGACGACATCCCCtctgatgacgaggatgacggcgaTCAACGCACTGGGCTTCAG ACACCAGAAGAGGGTAGCAGCAGCCGTGctacagcggcggcggccatgtcagacgacgaagaggacggCTACGACGATATCCtcatggacgacgacgaagatgaCGGAGGCTACGATGATTTTCATTTCGAGGATG acggcgagcacgccccACAGGACGTTGACCCATACGCGGGCATCTTCTTTTCCAAGGATAGAACAGAACACCTCATCGAAACCGTCCCGAGGCCAGTCTTCCTGGACATGCCCCTCTCATCCggagccgccggcgggccgAGCGTCAGGAAGGAGAGAGTCCGCATCCTGTCTCGTGGGGAGTGGATGAGCGGTTGCCCAGAAGGCA ACGAACAGAGTTTCCTGTTCCAGCTGTACGAACTTCTCGCCGAGGGTGCGCTCCCCTGCGCCAACGGGTGCGGTCACAAGTTCCCGCGCTCCCCAGAGCAGTTCTTTGCGCTGTTT TCATCATTCCCCGCCTACACAGCGCACCTGGCCGACCTGATCGAGGTTCGTTGCCCAGACTGCGATCACATGACATGCAGGGCGTGCGGAGAGCTTGTCAACGTCGGGTCGAATGGCAAGGGCAAAGGCAAGACCCACCGCTGGTCTATCAACGCGGACGGGGAAATCGAGTCTCTTCTGCACTGTCTCAATCTCCAGGTGAGGGACGGAGGCACTGAACGACGCTCACCAAACCAGGGTGTGatcatcggcgtcggcctgcacATGATCGAGGAGGGATTCTCGGCCGTACCTGCCCCACCCACGCCGGAGAAGGACGAAGCTCACCCAcccaagaagcgcaaggtcAAGAAGCTGATCTCAAAgttcgtgctcggcggcaacgaTGACGAAATGAGTGACAGCGACGCGTCAGAGAGCGACTCACCTGCATTCTTCGGTGGTGGTACTGGCCGTGGCCGCTCGTCTGCCAAGGGCACGGGCTATAGCGGTACTCAGAACGAGGACGTAAGTGCAAGTGCAGAGCCATTGGCTGACGTCCTCCAGCGTTCAGGTCAGATTGCCGCTGAGCGTGCCCAAGCTCTCAATGACAGCAAGACTGCCACGCTCCTTTCGCAGGTGCAGGTCTACCTCCCGGCTCTCAACCGCCGCAGTGGGCCACGTGCTTCCGACCACCTGGTCCACCCAACCGCGCTGGCCCATCTTCGTCGCCGCAGTGGCTTTGTGAATGACCTGCTTCGCAACGACTCCCTCATGGACATGTCCAACCGTGGCACTCTATACCGTGCCCTGTTTGACTGGCTGGAG ATTGTTTCGAGCCACGAGTCTCTGGCTAGCATGCTCGCCATGCCGCAGATGCGTCCTATGAGGACTGAGCCCGGTCCGGACAGGGACTCTGTTAGTGTTGTCTACGAGGGTGGCCCCAGCCCGCGTGAGCTCCTGGAGAGCGTTGTTATTCAAGCCACCTCCGCTCTGAAGGGCCTGACGGCTACGGCGGCAAAGGAAGAGGAGAAGGCTGTCGACCTGACGCAGAGTGTCAATGCTTTGGACATTGTCCAGCCTCCAGTCGTGGTTGATGAGGAGGACCAGAATGGCTCGCTGCAGGCTTTCTG CGAGCGGATTGTCCAGTCCGCGGCGACTATTGACCGTTTGCTCATCGAcaccaagggcgaggagttCGTCAAACGTATGCGCGAGACTCTCCCGCGTCTTCACACTGCGGTGGAAGTGCAGGAGTCTGCAGACGCGACCAACGATGCGATCATTAAGATCT ACGAAGAATGGGCCCGAAAGGTCCGCTTCCAGTATACCGACCTGATCAACCCCAACGACCCTGGCAAGGAGAACTACTTCCACTGCTACAATGAGCAGATCAAGAAGCTGGTTGGCATG GACGCCCCGAAGCGTTCTCTTGCGATTGCCAAGGAGCTGGCGATTCTGACGACGAGCCTTCCGTCCGCGTGGCACTCTTCCATTTTCctgcgtgtcgacgacgcccgcgtCGACTGCATCAAGGCGATGATCATTGGTCCTGAGGGAACGCCCTACGAGAACGGGTGCTTCATCTTTGACATCTTCCTGCCTCTAGAGTACAACATCAAGTGCCCGTCTGTCAAGTCCATGACAACGAACGGTGGCAAGTACAGGTACAACCCGAACCTGTACAATGACGGG AAGGTCTGCCTCAGCCTGCTTGGCACTTGGTCGGGTCCTGGTTGGGTGTCGGGCAAGTCGACGCTCCTCCAGGTCCTCATTTCGATCCAGAGTCTGATTCTGAGTGAGGAGCCTTACCTGAACGAGCCAGGATGGGCCAACCAGGCGGGA ACCACTGCCAGCAAGCAGTATTCTGCCAATGTCCGCCGCATGGTCATCGAGGATGCCATGGGCAACAACCTGGCCAACCCCCCATTCCCAT TTGAGAATGAGATCAAGACGCACTTTAGGCTCAAGGCGGATGTTATTCGCGCACAGCTTGATCG ATGGAAGGCCATTGACGATGGCAAGGTGACATCATTCGACTCGTATAGCAGCGTTCAGCAGACCATCGCGGCTACGAGCCAGGACGGGGGGTCCAGGGGTGGGACGTTCGACACGACCTCGAAGCGCCTGCGCGGCCTACTGGACGCGCtcaagccgccgccgcctaccCCGGCGAGCGCTGCCGCAGTGGCTGCGGTGAAGCGCACCAACCCGTTCCGTGGCGCCAAGAAGGGGGGCAAGTGA
- the dare gene encoding NADPH:adrenodoxin oxidoreductase, mitochondrial: protein MLRHAARSLGRTGATPRAYSTTSRPPLKVAVIGSGPSGFYAASRILAQLPPTSEHGQATTVDMYERLPTPYGLARYGVAPDHPEVKNCQHKFDELATDPRFAFFGNVSVGQHTPGPFASYAYPHALHVPLGDLAAHYNAVVFAYGASHSNPLASVPGSSASATPLAGVVPALALVSWYNGHPGYADLPVDLSKTHTVDVVGQGNVALDVARILLRPIDTLKDTDMPEDVLAVLAASSVRKVRAVGRRGPAQVAFTTKEFREMVNLPDVAYAGVDAGLMAQAQELTKGDRMRTRMLALMAKPANAGGRKTFELDFLLSPAAFLPGEDGRRVAAAKWDVNELAFEGKAASARRTGEQVTRETDMVVESVGYRSEPLGGLLPFDSKRGRVVNAGGRVTAADGTPVPGAYVSGWAGRGPVGVIASTMQDAYGLVEGILGDYVADDGPFVRRDAGAAIPLAPEGGRPDAVEKGLKDGRVVPLAGWHAIDKAEQERAKGTGKEREKFRRVEDMLSVLG, encoded by the exons ATGCTCCGACACGCAGCGCGGAGTCTAGGAAGGACgggcgccacgccgcgcgcctaCAGCACTACCTCGAGGCCACCACTAAAAGTCGCCGTGATCGGGTCTGGCCCATCGGGGTTCTACGCGGCGTCGCGTATCCTCGCTCAGCTGCCCCCTAcgagcgagcacggccaGGCGACCACAGTGGACATGTACGAGcgcctgccgacgccgtaCGGGCTGGCGCGGTACGGCGTTGCGCCGGACCACCCGGAGGTGAAG AACTGCCAGCACAAgtttgacgagctcgccacgGACCCGCGCTTCGCCTTCTTCGGCAACGTCTCGGTCGGGCAGCACACGCCTGGGCCGTTCGCGAGCTACGCGTACCCGCACGCGCTGCACGtcccgctcggcgacctggcaGCGCACTACAATGCCGTCGTGTTCGCGTACGGCGCGAGCCACAGCAACCCGCTTGCTTCGGTgcccggctcgtcggcgtcagcgacaccactcgccggcgtggtccctgcgctcgcgctcgtcagCTGGTATAACGGCCACCCCGGGTATGCCGACCTGCCTGTCGACCTGAGCAAGACGCACACCGTCGACGTGGTCGGGCAGGGcaacgtcgcgctcgacgtcgcgcggaTTCTTCTCCGGCCAATCGACACGCTCAAGGACACCGACATGCCAGAGGACGTGCTGGCTGTTctggcggccagcagcgtgCGCAAGGTGCGCGCGgtgggccgccgcggccccgcGCAGGTGGCATTCACGACCAAGGAGTTCCGCGAGATGGTCAACCTGCCTGATGTGGCgtacgccggcgtcgacgcgggccTGATGGCACAGGCGCAGGAGCTGACCAAGGGCGACAGGATGCGCACGCGCATGCTCGCGCTCATGGCCAAGCCTGCCAACGCGGGCGGGCGCAAGACGTTCGAGCTCGACTTTTTGCTGTCGCCCGCGGCGTTCCTGCCCGGCGAGGACGGACGGCGCGTCGCAGCCGCCAAGTGGGACGTCAACGAGCTCGCCttcgagggcaaggcggcgtcggcgcgccgcacaGGCGAGCAGGTCACGCGTGAGACGGACATGGTCGTCGAGAGCGTCGGATATCGGTccgagccgctcggcgggctGCTGCCGTTCGACAGCAAGAGGGGGCGCGTGGTCAacgccggcgggcgggtgacagccgccgacggcacACCCGTGCCCGGCGCATACGTGTCTGGCTGGGCTGGACGAGGGCCCGTCGGCGTGATCGCGAGTACCATGCAAGACGCGTACGGTCTCGTCGAGGGCATCCTGGGCGACTAtgttgccgacgacgggccgtTCGTGCGCCgggacgccggcgcggcgatcccgctcgcgccggagGGCGGCCGGCctgacgccgtcgagaaggGCCTCAAGGACGGCCGTGTCGTTCCCCTCGCTGGGTGGCATGCTATCGACAAGGCTGAGCAGGAGCGCGCAAAGGGCACCGGCAAGGAAAGGGAGAAGTTTAGGCGCGTAGAGGACATGCTCAGTGTCTTGGGATAG